From the Falsibacillus albus genome, one window contains:
- a CDS encoding DNA-dependent RNA polymerase subunit epsilon, whose amino-acid sequence MIFKVFYQDSKMEVPVREKTNTLYVQADSERDVRLKLKDRSINIEFVQKLEDAHIEYEKQSEDFKVLEI is encoded by the coding sequence ATGATTTTTAAAGTATTTTATCAAGATAGCAAAATGGAAGTCCCGGTGAGGGAGAAAACAAATACTCTATATGTACAAGCTGACTCTGAACGCGATGTACGCCTAAAATTAAAGGACCGTTCCATCAATATTGAGTTCGTTCAGAAGTTGGAAGATGCGCACATTGAGTATGAAAAACAAAGTGAAGATTTTAAAGTATTGGAGATATGA